The following proteins come from a genomic window of Sinorhizobium fredii NGR234:
- a CDS encoding xanthine dehydrogenase family protein molybdopterin-binding subunit, protein MRFEDDALITGRGRYVNDLTGKGEAAAVFVRSQVASGRIALLDTEAAAAMPEVLAILTGPDLKAAGLAPIEPRGRHPGPDGGAMRVPLFYPLAIDHVRYVGDPVAIVVAETRSAALAAAEAMVVEIDERPVVVDPLEAVSAGAPRVWDEFPDNRCFTYEKGDKAGVDAAIASAHTVVRQRLRISRVVAAPIETRGAIASYDPAADQYRLELGTQAPHRVSGDVAPVLGVAPDKVHVVVSDCGGSFGMKNAGYPEYPALLFAARKTGRTLRWTADRLEAFQSDAHARDMWADAALALDADGMFLALDVHVRANLGAYLGPATVHPPVANLGGIAGVYRTPKIYAKVDGVFTNTQQTAPYRGAGRPEATYIIERMIDLAACEIGLDRAELRRRNLVPKEAMPYASGFIFTYDSGDFPGVLDKALEMADWAGFEARRSEARARGKLRGIGIANPIEIAGGPVARPNPEFARVEISPAGKVRIHVGSMDSGQGHGTAFRQIIADRLGLGAEDMEIVTGDTHAVPQGTGTFGSRTLAAAGGAIWTATETIIDRLKDQAADRLEADRSDILFERGEYRIAGTDRAVSFAQVISEETAPVAAENFIGNDGATFPNGCHICELEIDPETGHVDLLAYSVVDDVGQMVNPLLVKGQITGGVAQGLGQALTENAVYDPNSGQLLSATFMDYAMPRAHDVPDVDIVDRSVPTRQNPLGVKGVGEAGTVGALSAVMSAVADALRPLGVRHVDMPATPDRIWRCLKMQPAKEPAP, encoded by the coding sequence TTGCGTTTCGAGGATGACGCGCTGATCACCGGCCGCGGCCGCTATGTGAACGACCTCACCGGCAAGGGCGAGGCCGCGGCCGTCTTCGTCCGCTCGCAGGTGGCTTCGGGTCGGATCGCCCTGCTCGATACCGAAGCCGCGGCCGCAATGCCTGAGGTCCTCGCCATCCTTACCGGTCCGGACCTCAAGGCCGCCGGCCTCGCGCCGATAGAGCCGCGCGGCAGGCACCCGGGGCCGGATGGCGGCGCGATGCGCGTTCCGCTCTTCTATCCGCTGGCGATCGATCACGTGCGCTATGTCGGCGATCCGGTCGCCATCGTCGTCGCCGAGACGAGATCGGCCGCGCTCGCCGCTGCCGAAGCCATGGTGGTCGAGATCGACGAGCGGCCGGTGGTGGTCGATCCGCTGGAAGCCGTTTCCGCCGGCGCGCCGCGCGTCTGGGACGAGTTTCCCGACAACCGCTGTTTCACCTACGAGAAGGGCGACAAGGCCGGCGTCGACGCCGCGATCGCCTCTGCGCACACCGTGGTCCGGCAGCGCTTGCGGATCTCCCGCGTCGTTGCCGCTCCGATCGAAACGCGCGGGGCGATCGCCTCTTACGATCCCGCCGCCGACCAATACCGGCTCGAACTCGGCACCCAGGCGCCGCACCGGGTTTCGGGCGATGTGGCGCCGGTGCTCGGCGTCGCGCCGGACAAGGTTCATGTGGTGGTGTCCGATTGCGGCGGCTCCTTCGGCATGAAGAATGCCGGTTATCCCGAATATCCGGCGCTCCTCTTTGCGGCGCGAAAGACCGGCCGCACCCTGCGCTGGACGGCGGATCGGCTCGAAGCCTTCCAGTCGGACGCGCATGCGCGCGACATGTGGGCCGATGCCGCCCTGGCGCTCGACGCCGACGGAATGTTTTTGGCGCTGGACGTGCATGTCCGTGCCAATCTCGGCGCCTATCTCGGTCCGGCGACAGTGCATCCGCCGGTTGCCAATCTCGGCGGCATTGCCGGCGTTTACCGCACCCCGAAGATCTATGCCAAGGTCGACGGCGTCTTCACCAATACCCAGCAGACGGCGCCCTATCGCGGCGCCGGCCGGCCGGAAGCGACCTATATCATCGAGCGGATGATCGACCTCGCCGCCTGCGAGATCGGTTTGGACCGGGCCGAGCTTCGCCGCCGCAACCTCGTGCCGAAGGAAGCCATGCCCTATGCGAGCGGTTTCATCTTCACCTATGATTCCGGCGACTTTCCCGGCGTGCTCGACAAGGCGCTCGAAATGGCCGACTGGGCCGGATTCGAGGCCCGTCGGAGCGAAGCCAGGGCACGGGGAAAACTGCGCGGCATCGGCATCGCCAATCCGATCGAGATTGCCGGCGGGCCGGTTGCCAGGCCCAATCCCGAGTTCGCCCGCGTCGAAATCTCTCCCGCCGGAAAAGTCCGAATCCATGTGGGTTCGATGGACAGCGGCCAGGGCCATGGCACCGCCTTCCGGCAGATCATCGCCGATCGGCTTGGTCTCGGCGCGGAGGACATGGAAATCGTCACCGGCGATACGCACGCAGTGCCGCAGGGAACCGGCACGTTCGGCTCGCGGACGCTGGCGGCCGCGGGCGGGGCCATCTGGACAGCCACGGAGACGATCATCGATCGCCTGAAGGACCAAGCGGCCGATCGGCTGGAGGCAGATAGGTCGGACATTCTCTTCGAGCGCGGCGAATACCGCATTGCCGGCACCGACCGCGCCGTCTCTTTCGCGCAGGTCATTTCCGAGGAAACGGCGCCGGTCGCGGCCGAGAACTTCATCGGCAATGACGGCGCCACTTTCCCGAATGGCTGCCATATCTGCGAACTGGAGATCGATCCCGAAACCGGACATGTGGACCTTCTCGCCTATTCGGTGGTCGATGACGTCGGGCAGATGGTCAATCCGCTGCTGGTCAAGGGACAGATCACCGGCGGCGTGGCCCAGGGGCTCGGCCAGGCGCTGACGGAGAACGCTGTCTATGACCCGAATTCCGGCCAGCTTCTCTCAGCGACCTTCATGGACTACGCCATGCCGCGCGCCCATGACGTGCCGGACGTCGACATCGTCGATCGTTCCGTCCCGACCAGGCAGAACCCGCTCGGCGTCAAGGGCGTCGGCGAAGCGGGAACGGTCGGGGCGCTCTCGGCTGTGATGAGCGCCGTCGCGGACGCCTTGCGGCCGCTTGGCGTGAGGCACGTGGATATGCCCGCGACGCCCGATCGGATCTGGCGCTGTCTCAAGATGCAACCCGCCAAGGAGCCTGCTCCGTGA
- a CDS encoding UbiD family decarboxylase, producing MTPFARKAPLDLQEHLQRLEELGLLTKIQVPIDKDSELHPLARWQFQGGLPDEQRRGFLFTDVKGAKGETYDIPVAVGVLAASPAIYAAGLGVSEEEIGDVWVRAMEQPIDPVTVTEAPCQEVVVTGDALKQEGKGLGSLPVPISTPGFDSAPYFTATLCVTRDPENGIRNMGTYRAALKAEDRLGVRMASRLSGAGGYQHWLKYQKMGKPMPCAIVIGCAPAVLFTGPQKLPIDQDELGVAGGLIGEPIRIVKCKTIDLEVPADAEIVIEGLIDPVLLEPEGPFGESHGHVALEDFNMSMQVTAITRKRKPVLVSIVSQVTPSESSVLKRVAYEPLFLNHLKKVLNVKGLKRVVMHEPLTNIRKVIFLEFDRSAPQSEVWRGLQGAATLQAQCGKIIIAVSDDIDSRNADAVFWSLAYRANMIDDVHVTPYRSGGHGPKSGSKSAEGTLLIDATLKAPMPPLALPAEPYMVRARQIWEDLQLPRLTPQPPWHGYSLGDWTDRWTEFADDAVNGDWRRTGENTLARRKGGMKPETPTRDIEKD from the coding sequence ATGACACCATTCGCGCGCAAGGCGCCGCTCGATCTGCAGGAGCACCTGCAGCGGCTGGAGGAGCTTGGTCTTCTCACGAAGATCCAGGTGCCGATCGACAAGGACAGCGAGCTGCATCCGCTCGCCCGCTGGCAATTCCAGGGCGGGCTCCCGGATGAGCAGCGCCGCGGCTTCCTGTTCACCGACGTGAAGGGGGCCAAGGGCGAGACATACGATATTCCGGTCGCCGTCGGCGTGCTGGCCGCCTCGCCGGCGATCTATGCGGCAGGCCTCGGCGTCTCGGAGGAGGAGATCGGCGACGTCTGGGTAAGGGCCATGGAGCAGCCGATCGATCCGGTGACCGTCACAGAGGCGCCCTGCCAGGAAGTCGTCGTGACCGGCGACGCGCTGAAGCAGGAGGGCAAGGGGCTCGGCTCGCTGCCCGTGCCGATCTCGACGCCGGGTTTCGACAGCGCGCCTTACTTCACCGCGACGCTCTGCGTCACCCGCGACCCGGAAAACGGCATCCGCAACATGGGCACCTACCGGGCGGCGCTGAAGGCGGAAGACCGGCTCGGCGTTCGCATGGCGAGCCGCCTTTCCGGCGCCGGCGGTTACCAGCACTGGCTGAAATACCAGAAGATGGGCAAGCCGATGCCCTGCGCCATCGTCATCGGCTGTGCGCCGGCCGTGCTCTTCACCGGCCCGCAGAAGCTGCCGATCGACCAGGACGAGCTCGGCGTCGCCGGCGGCCTGATCGGCGAGCCGATCCGCATCGTCAAGTGCAAGACGATCGATCTGGAAGTTCCTGCCGATGCGGAGATCGTCATCGAGGGCCTCATCGATCCCGTCCTGCTGGAGCCGGAAGGCCCCTTCGGCGAAAGCCACGGCCATGTGGCGCTCGAGGATTTCAACATGTCGATGCAGGTGACGGCGATCACCCGCAAGAGGAAGCCGGTGCTCGTCTCGATCGTCTCGCAGGTGACCCCGAGCGAATCGAGCGTTCTGAAGCGCGTCGCTTATGAGCCGCTGTTCCTGAACCACCTGAAGAAGGTGCTGAACGTCAAGGGCCTCAAGCGCGTCGTGATGCACGAGCCGCTCACCAATATCCGCAAGGTGATCTTCCTGGAGTTCGACCGCTCGGCACCGCAGTCGGAAGTCTGGCGCGGGCTGCAGGGGGCGGCAACGCTGCAGGCCCAGTGCGGCAAGATCATCATTGCCGTTTCCGACGACATCGACAGCCGCAATGCCGACGCGGTCTTCTGGTCGCTCGCCTACCGCGCCAACATGATCGACGACGTGCACGTCACGCCCTATCGCTCCGGCGGACACGGGCCGAAGTCCGGCTCGAAGAGCGCCGAAGGCACGCTGTTGATCGACGCGACGTTGAAGGCACCGATGCCGCCGCTCGCCCTGCCGGCCGAGCCCTACATGGTCAGGGCGCGACAGATCTGGGAGGATCTCCAGCTTCCCCGCCTCACCCCGCAGCCGCCATGGCATGGCTATTCGCTCGGCGACTGGACCGACCGCTGGACTGAGTTCGCCGACGATGCGGTCAACGGCGACTGGCGCAGGACCGGCGAGAACACCCTTGCCCGCCGCAAGGGCGGCATGAAGCCGGAGACGCCGACGCGCGACATCGAAAAGGACTGA
- a CDS encoding xanthine dehydrogenase family protein molybdopterin-binding subunit, whose amino-acid sequence MTSPLKTAATEVIMHPLKQSKSPSAELSPEMKLVQEALFKHVGKPIPRKEDGRLITGKGRFSDDFSLPGQTYAAIVRSPYPHARILGIDKAEALASPGVLLVLTGEDVLADGLKDIPHNPVPSTNFDMKLRAKDGSHAFTGPHHLLPADKARHVGEAVAIVVAETAAQAADGAEKVLVDWEELPYVTDTAKAAEPGAPTIWDEVPDNVFIDTTFGDREGTDAAFARADHVVKAEFHIHRVTAVTMEPRASLGHYDPETKRYTLYAGSGGAVRQKNELSKVLGIEPKDLRVLSFDVGGNFGARNRVYVEFGLVLWASRKLGRPVKYTATRSEAFLTDYQGRDLVTKVELALRKDGRFLAMRADNLSNVGGRAVSLSPLSKGSGLITGSYDIPYATLRARAVFSNTMCTQAYRSSGRPEVTYAIERMVELAADQLGFDKLELRRMNLIPPSAMPYTNAVGSVYDSGEYEKNMDRALEISEWATFDARKAEAAKRGKLLGRGFANYVESSIGTPKERAEIEIKDDGNIEVVIGTQPSGQGHETSFAQVVADMIQVPVEKVWIVLGDTDIVSVGGGSHSGRSMRHAGTVMAMASADLLAEGRKRAAELLGSAADEIDFEGGVFKLRNTNRTIDIFELGRRTRQTHGALRVVKDNEMHTPVYPNGAAVCEVEVDRETGHVEIVRYATIDDVGRCINPLIVHGQTHGGIAQGVGQAMWELCAIDPGSGQPLAGSLMDYGMPRSDTMPSFKCEIAEVISPTNPLGIKAGGEGGTTPALATVVNAVVDALQEFGVKDIQMPVTPANVWRAMNNGRKAS is encoded by the coding sequence ATGACTAGCCCGCTCAAGACCGCCGCAACCGAGGTGATCATGCATCCGCTGAAGCAGTCGAAGTCCCCTTCGGCCGAGCTTTCGCCGGAAATGAAGCTGGTTCAGGAGGCCCTTTTCAAACATGTCGGCAAGCCTATCCCGCGCAAGGAAGACGGCCGCCTGATCACCGGCAAGGGCCGTTTCTCGGATGATTTCTCGCTGCCGGGCCAGACCTATGCGGCAATCGTCCGCTCTCCCTATCCGCATGCGCGCATCCTCGGCATCGACAAGGCCGAGGCGCTGGCGAGCCCGGGCGTGCTGCTGGTGCTGACCGGCGAGGACGTGCTTGCCGATGGTCTCAAGGACATTCCGCACAATCCGGTGCCGTCGACCAATTTTGACATGAAATTGCGGGCGAAGGACGGCAGCCACGCCTTCACCGGTCCGCACCACCTGCTGCCCGCCGACAAGGCGCGCCATGTGGGCGAGGCAGTGGCCATCGTCGTCGCCGAGACTGCCGCTCAGGCTGCCGACGGCGCCGAGAAGGTCCTGGTGGACTGGGAGGAGCTCCCTTACGTGACCGACACGGCCAAGGCGGCCGAGCCCGGCGCACCGACCATCTGGGACGAGGTTCCCGACAATGTCTTCATCGACACGACCTTCGGCGACAGGGAAGGCACCGACGCGGCCTTCGCCAGGGCCGATCATGTGGTGAAGGCCGAGTTCCACATCCATCGCGTCACGGCCGTCACCATGGAGCCGCGCGCTTCGCTTGGCCACTACGATCCGGAAACGAAGCGCTACACGCTCTATGCCGGCAGCGGCGGCGCCGTTCGCCAGAAGAACGAGCTTTCCAAGGTGCTCGGCATCGAGCCGAAGGACTTGCGCGTGCTCTCCTTCGACGTCGGCGGGAATTTCGGGGCCCGCAACCGCGTCTATGTGGAATTCGGCCTGGTGCTCTGGGCCTCCCGCAAGCTCGGCCGGCCGGTGAAATATACCGCGACGCGCTCGGAAGCCTTTCTCACCGACTATCAGGGCCGCGACCTGGTGACCAAGGTGGAGCTGGCGCTCCGCAAGGACGGCAGGTTCCTGGCGATGCGCGCCGACAACCTGTCGAATGTCGGCGGCCGCGCCGTGTCGCTGTCGCCGCTCAGCAAGGGTTCGGGCCTGATCACCGGCTCCTACGACATTCCCTACGCGACGCTGCGCGCCCGTGCCGTCTTCAGCAACACGATGTGTACCCAGGCCTATCGCAGTTCGGGCCGTCCGGAAGTGACCTACGCGATCGAGCGGATGGTCGAACTCGCTGCAGACCAGCTCGGCTTCGACAAGCTGGAATTGCGCCGCATGAACCTCATCCCGCCTTCGGCGATGCCCTACACCAACGCCGTCGGATCGGTCTACGACAGCGGCGAATACGAAAAGAACATGGACCGCGCCCTGGAGATCTCCGAGTGGGCGACCTTCGATGCGCGCAAGGCGGAGGCTGCCAAGCGCGGCAAACTGCTCGGCCGCGGCTTCGCCAACTATGTCGAATCGTCGATCGGCACGCCGAAGGAGCGCGCCGAGATCGAGATCAAGGACGACGGCAATATCGAAGTCGTCATCGGCACCCAGCCGAGCGGCCAGGGTCATGAGACGAGCTTTGCCCAGGTCGTCGCCGACATGATCCAGGTGCCGGTCGAAAAGGTCTGGATCGTGCTCGGCGATACCGACATCGTCAGCGTCGGCGGCGGCTCGCACTCGGGCCGTTCGATGCGCCACGCCGGCACGGTCATGGCCATGGCCTCGGCCGATCTCCTTGCCGAAGGCCGCAAGCGCGCCGCCGAACTGCTCGGCTCGGCGGCCGACGAGATCGACTTCGAGGGCGGCGTCTTCAAGCTGCGCAACACCAACCGGACGATCGACATTTTCGAGCTCGGCCGCCGCACGCGCCAAACGCACGGGGCACTGCGCGTCGTCAAGGACAACGAGATGCACACGCCGGTCTACCCGAACGGCGCGGCGGTCTGCGAAGTGGAAGTCGATCGTGAAACCGGCCATGTGGAGATCGTCCGCTATGCGACGATCGACGATGTCGGCCGCTGCATCAATCCGCTGATCGTCCACGGCCAGACCCATGGCGGCATCGCCCAGGGCGTCGGCCAGGCGATGTGGGAACTCTGTGCCATCGACCCGGGGAGCGGCCAGCCGCTCGCCGGCTCGCTGATGGACTACGGTATGCCGCGTTCGGACACCATGCCGAGCTTCAAATGCGAAATTGCCGAAGTGATTTCACCGACCAATCCGCTCGGCATCAAAGCAGGCGGCGAGGGCGGCACGACGCCGGCGCTCGCAACCGTCGTCAACGCGGTCGTCGATGCGCTCCAGGAATTCGGCGTCAAGGACATCCAGATGCCGGTGACGCCGGCCAACGTCTGGCGCGCCATGAACAACGGACGCAAGGCGTCCTGA
- a CDS encoding ABC transporter substrate-binding protein, with protein sequence MSDLKTVRVIAFPGAPNLPTFAAIEQGFFAEEGIEVELALTPSSVAQAEKTAAGEFDIVFTAYDNVVAYGEGQGATAAGVNPDYVVLMGATQLELAIVTAPDVRTYEDLKGRSIALDALTTGFAFVLFEMMAKNGLKRDDVSFAAVGATPQRWQSVKAGEHAATLTIEPFTSIARRADFNVLDVSSNHFDSYQGGVVASRRSYAAENPETVEAFLRGYFKGLEWTLDAKSRDAAAELLKSRMPDIQPAAVPSIMASLLSPRSGLTPGSKILPDGMRTVLDLRSRYGKGSKLTDISKYLDLSFFEAVTGAK encoded by the coding sequence ATGAGTGACTTGAAGACCGTCCGCGTCATAGCCTTTCCGGGCGCGCCGAACCTGCCGACCTTCGCGGCGATCGAACAGGGCTTTTTCGCCGAGGAAGGCATTGAGGTCGAGCTGGCGCTGACGCCGAGCTCGGTCGCGCAGGCCGAGAAAACCGCCGCCGGCGAATTCGACATCGTCTTCACCGCCTATGACAACGTGGTGGCCTATGGAGAAGGCCAGGGTGCCACGGCCGCTGGCGTCAACCCGGACTATGTGGTGCTGATGGGTGCCACGCAGCTCGAGCTCGCGATCGTCACCGCACCGGACGTCAGGACCTACGAGGACCTGAAGGGCCGTTCGATCGCCCTCGACGCACTGACGACCGGCTTTGCCTTCGTGCTTTTCGAGATGATGGCGAAGAACGGCCTGAAGCGCGACGACGTCAGCTTCGCCGCGGTCGGGGCGACACCGCAGCGCTGGCAGTCGGTCAAGGCCGGCGAGCATGCGGCGACCCTGACGATCGAGCCGTTCACCAGCATCGCCAGACGCGCCGACTTCAACGTGCTCGACGTCTCGTCCAACCATTTCGACAGCTACCAGGGCGGCGTGGTCGCGTCCCGCCGGTCCTACGCGGCCGAGAATCCGGAGACGGTCGAGGCCTTCCTGCGCGGCTACTTCAAGGGGCTCGAATGGACGCTCGATGCGAAGAGCCGCGACGCAGCCGCCGAACTGCTCAAGTCGAGAATGCCGGACATCCAGCCGGCCGCCGTGCCCTCGATCATGGCGAGCCTGCTTTCGCCACGCTCCGGCCTGACGCCCGGCTCGAAGATTCTGCCGGACGGCATGCGAACCGTGCTCGATCTGCGCTCCCGCTACGGCAAGGGCAGCAAGCTCACCGACATCTCGAAATATCTCGACCTCTCGTTCTTCGAGGCGGTCACGGGCGCCAAGTGA
- a CDS encoding SRPBCC family protein, with amino-acid sequence MDMKGEYRIAAPREHVWALINDSAVLKDCIPGCDSLEGTPETGYAARVTTKIGPVKATFAGEVMLSNVQAPESLTISGEGKGGVAGFAKGGADVQLFVDGSETVLTYIAKAQVGGKLAQLGARLIDSTAKKLADEFFEKLATRAASEAADAGVTERAAATIVPVKQAKSAETARAASATVEAAAPATAQAVSTAKPPRRFPFVAFGLVAVTVVIIAALAV; translated from the coding sequence ATGGATATGAAGGGCGAATACCGCATCGCCGCACCCCGCGAGCATGTCTGGGCATTGATCAACGACTCGGCCGTGCTGAAAGACTGCATTCCCGGCTGCGACAGCCTCGAGGGCACGCCGGAAACCGGCTACGCCGCCCGCGTCACCACCAAGATCGGCCCGGTCAAGGCGACCTTCGCCGGCGAGGTGATGCTCTCCAACGTCCAGGCGCCCGAAAGCCTGACCATTTCGGGCGAGGGCAAGGGCGGCGTCGCCGGCTTCGCCAAGGGCGGCGCTGACGTGCAGCTCTTCGTCGACGGTTCGGAGACGGTGCTGACCTATATCGCCAAGGCGCAGGTCGGCGGCAAGCTGGCCCAGCTCGGCGCCCGGCTCATCGATTCCACCGCCAAGAAGCTGGCCGACGAATTCTTCGAAAAGCTGGCGACGCGCGCGGCCAGCGAGGCGGCCGATGCAGGCGTAACGGAGAGAGCAGCCGCGACGATTGTACCGGTGAAACAGGCCAAGTCTGCGGAGACGGCCCGTGCTGCCTCTGCGACCGTTGAAGCCGCAGCGCCCGCTACAGCGCAGGCGGTGTCCACGGCGAAGCCACCGCGCCGCTTTCCCTTTGTCGCCTTCGGCCTCGTGGCCGTGACCGTCGTCATCATCGCGGCGCTCGCCGTCTGA
- a CDS encoding (2Fe-2S)-binding protein, with translation MSRITITINGKAETREVEDRTLLVQFIREHVGLTGTHVGCDTTQCGACTIHLDGEAVKSCTVLAAAADGCEVTTIEGLADGPKLHPVQQAFHEHHGLQCGYCTPGMIMASVDMIRRHDGVLDEQTVRHELEGNICRCTGYHNIVKAVLDAAEKHRAAHAVAAE, from the coding sequence ATGTCCCGTATAACCATCACGATCAACGGGAAGGCAGAGACCCGGGAGGTCGAGGACCGCACGCTTCTCGTGCAGTTCATCCGAGAGCATGTCGGGCTCACCGGCACCCATGTCGGCTGCGACACGACGCAGTGCGGCGCCTGCACCATCCATCTCGACGGCGAGGCGGTGAAGAGCTGTACCGTGCTCGCGGCTGCTGCAGACGGTTGCGAGGTCACCACGATCGAGGGGCTTGCCGACGGTCCGAAGCTGCATCCCGTCCAGCAGGCCTTCCACGAGCATCACGGTCTGCAATGCGGTTACTGCACGCCGGGCATGATCATGGCCTCCGTCGACATGATCCGCCGCCATGACGGCGTGCTCGACGAACAGACCGTCCGCCACGAACTCGAAGGCAATATCTGCCGCTGCACCGGCTACCACAACATCGTCAAGGCGGTGCTGGACGCGGCGGAAAAACATCGCGCGGCACATGCCGTGGCGGCCGAATAG
- a CDS encoding FAD binding domain-containing protein, with translation MYATTYHKPRTLAEAVSFYEASEEPSYISGGHTLIPTLKNRLAAPQHLIDLRSIPELSGIAVTPDKVIIGSATKHAVVAASKEVKAAIPALAGLAGSIGDVQVRHMGTIGGSTANNDPAADYPSAVLSLDAIIHTDRREIPADEYFQGLYTTALEPGEILVRIEFRIPEIAGYAKFRNPASRYSMAAAFVSKHRDGHVRVAITGAGNEGVFRWTEAEERLTESLTPAALAGLAIDPSRMMGDMHAPADYRAHLVSVMTRRAVENLGGTHIL, from the coding sequence GTGTACGCAACCACCTACCACAAGCCCAGGACGCTCGCCGAGGCCGTCTCATTCTACGAAGCCTCGGAGGAGCCCTCCTACATCTCCGGCGGTCACACGCTCATTCCCACCCTGAAGAACCGGCTCGCCGCTCCGCAGCACCTGATCGATCTGCGTTCCATTCCGGAACTCTCCGGCATTGCGGTGACGCCAGACAAGGTCATCATCGGTTCGGCCACCAAACATGCGGTCGTCGCTGCGTCGAAGGAGGTGAAGGCGGCGATCCCGGCGCTCGCGGGCCTCGCCGGCTCGATCGGCGACGTGCAGGTGCGCCATATGGGTACGATAGGCGGCTCCACCGCCAACAACGACCCGGCCGCCGACTACCCGTCCGCGGTGCTGTCGCTCGATGCGATCATCCACACGGACCGCCGGGAAATCCCGGCCGACGAATATTTTCAGGGGCTCTACACGACGGCGTTGGAGCCGGGCGAAATTCTCGTCCGCATCGAATTCAGGATTCCGGAAATCGCCGGTTACGCGAAGTTCCGCAATCCGGCCTCGCGCTACTCGATGGCGGCGGCGTTCGTCAGCAAGCACCGCGACGGACACGTCCGTGTGGCGATCACCGGCGCCGGCAACGAAGGTGTTTTCCGCTGGACGGAGGCTGAGGAGCGGCTGACGGAAAGCCTGACGCCGGCGGCGCTCGCCGGCCTCGCCATCGATCCGTCGCGAATGATGGGCGACATGCATGCGCCGGCCGACTACCGGGCGCATCTGGTTTCCGTGATGACCCGCCGCGCCGTCGAGAACCTCGGCGGCACGCACATTCTTTGA
- a CDS encoding class II 3-deoxy-7-phosphoheptulonate synthase, with protein sequence MAQNWTPSSWRQKLIEQVPDYPDQAALAATEAQLATFPPLVFAGEARRLKKQLASVAEGNAFLLQGGDCAESFVEHGADNIRDFFRSFLQMAVVLTYGAQLPVVKVGRIAGQFAKPRSNSHETQDGRTLLTYRGDIINGTDFTEEARTPDPERQLDAYRQSAATLNLLRSFAMGGYANLENVHKWMLGFVKESPQSERYRTLADRISEAMNFMRAIGITTENNPSLRETDFFTSHEALLLGYEEALTRIDSTSGDWYATSSHMIWIGDRTRQLGHAHVEYFRGIKNPIGLKCGPSLEPDSLIELIDALNPMNEAGRLTLICRFGSDKIADRLPKLIRAVEREGRKVVWSCDPMHGNTVTLSGYKTRPFERILSEVESFFQIHRAEGTHPGGIHVEMTGKDVTECTGGARAVTASDLQDRYHTHCDPRLNADQALELAFLLAERMKSRRDEKRTGVWKAV encoded by the coding sequence ATGGCACAGAATTGGACCCCGAGCAGTTGGCGGCAAAAGCTGATAGAGCAGGTGCCGGACTATCCGGACCAGGCCGCGTTGGCGGCGACGGAAGCCCAACTCGCGACCTTTCCGCCCCTCGTCTTTGCCGGCGAGGCGCGCCGCCTGAAGAAGCAGCTTGCCAGCGTCGCGGAAGGAAACGCCTTCCTGCTGCAGGGCGGCGACTGCGCCGAAAGCTTCGTGGAGCACGGCGCCGACAATATCCGCGACTTCTTCCGTTCTTTCCTGCAGATGGCCGTCGTGCTGACCTATGGTGCCCAGCTTCCGGTCGTCAAGGTGGGCCGCATCGCCGGCCAGTTCGCCAAGCCCCGCAGCAATTCGCATGAGACGCAGGACGGCCGGACGCTGCTCACCTATCGCGGCGACATTATCAACGGCACGGATTTTACCGAGGAAGCGCGCACGCCCGACCCGGAGCGGCAGCTCGATGCCTACCGCCAATCCGCTGCGACGCTCAACCTGCTGCGCTCCTTCGCGATGGGCGGTTATGCCAATCTCGAAAATGTCCACAAATGGATGCTGGGCTTCGTGAAGGAGAGCCCGCAGAGCGAGCGCTACCGCACACTGGCCGACCGCATCAGCGAGGCCATGAATTTCATGCGGGCGATCGGCATCACCACGGAAAACAATCCGAGCCTGCGCGAGACCGACTTCTTCACCAGCCACGAGGCGCTGCTGCTCGGCTACGAGGAGGCGCTGACTCGCATCGATTCGACCTCGGGAGACTGGTACGCGACCTCCAGCCACATGATCTGGATCGGCGACCGGACGCGCCAGCTCGGTCATGCGCATGTGGAATATTTCCGCGGCATCAAGAACCCGATCGGCCTCAAATGCGGCCCCTCGCTCGAGCCCGACAGCCTCATCGAACTGATCGACGCGCTGAACCCGATGAACGAAGCGGGCCGCCTGACGCTGATCTGCCGCTTCGGCTCCGACAAGATTGCCGACCGGCTGCCGAAGCTGATCCGCGCAGTGGAACGGGAAGGCAGGAAGGTCGTCTGGTCCTGCGATCCGATGCACGGCAACACCGTCACGCTGAGCGGCTACAAGACGCGGCCCTTCGAGCGGATCCTTTCGGAAGTCGAAAGCTTCTTCCAGATTCATCGCGCCGAGGGCACCCACCCGGGCGGCATTCACGTCGAGATGACCGGCAAGGACGTCACCGAGTGCACCGGCGGTGCCCGTGCGGTGACGGCCAGCGACCTGCAGGATCGCTATCACACCCATTGCGATCCGCGCCTCAATGCCGATCAGGCGCTGGAACTCGCCTTCCTGCTTGCCGAGCGGATGAAAAGCCGCCGCGACGAGAAGCGGACCGGCGTCTGGAAGGCGGTCTAA